One Candidatus Binatia bacterium genomic region harbors:
- a CDS encoding FkbM family methyltransferase, which translates to MLPEPTPKKVARPIVAAFLILTLCCAGCSDPSSRLVPDPLKSEIDPIEQRHREIQAALGIEPNEVTSTVTQAIVRETKRIQALPGRTGILAEPWQYSVFAEEIIIRDFFQDRKDGFFVDVGAAWPVQGSNTYYLEKHLGWTGIGIDALSEFGPAWKKLRPDSKFLVFLVTDKSGGEGKFFKSAGLGISSTDRKHASGQMFGVEVEPEEISVPKTTLNDLLDREGVTKVDLLSMDIEGHELQALRGFDLERFQPELLVIEGKRPAIRKHFERYGYELIERYLEMDSGNRYFQRKQRHPEHGQP; encoded by the coding sequence ATGCTGCCTGAGCCCACACCGAAGAAAGTCGCCCGCCCGATTGTCGCCGCGTTCCTCATCCTGACCCTGTGCTGCGCTGGCTGCTCGGACCCATCCAGTCGCCTTGTTCCTGACCCTCTCAAGAGCGAGATCGATCCGATCGAACAGAGGCATCGCGAAATTCAGGCTGCCCTCGGCATCGAACCAAATGAAGTGACATCGACGGTGACTCAGGCGATTGTTCGCGAGACCAAGCGGATCCAGGCGCTCCCCGGTAGAACCGGAATCCTCGCAGAGCCGTGGCAGTATTCGGTCTTCGCTGAAGAGATCATCATTCGCGATTTCTTTCAGGATCGGAAGGACGGTTTTTTCGTGGATGTGGGCGCCGCGTGGCCTGTTCAGGGCAGCAACACCTATTACCTCGAAAAACATCTGGGCTGGACGGGAATCGGAATCGATGCGCTCTCGGAATTTGGACCTGCCTGGAAGAAATTGCGGCCTGATTCGAAGTTCCTGGTCTTTTTGGTGACCGACAAGTCCGGGGGCGAAGGAAAATTCTTCAAGTCTGCGGGCCTGGGCATTTCGTCGACCGATCGCAAACATGCGTCGGGTCAGATGTTCGGTGTCGAGGTGGAACCCGAAGAGATTTCAGTTCCGAAGACCACATTGAACGACCTTCTCGATCGCGAGGGAGTCACCAAAGTGGACCTCCTGTCGATGGATATCGAGGGCCACGAACTGCAGGCACTTCGGGGTTTTGATCTCGAACGGTTCCAGCCCGAGTTGCTCGTCATTGAGGGGAAGCGCCCGGCCATCAGAAAGCACTTCGAGCGATACGGATACGAATTGATCGAGCGTTACCTCGAGATGGATAGCGGCAACCGATATTTCCAGCGCAAACAGCGGCACCCGGAGCACGGACAACCCTGA